In Bradyrhizobium sp. CCBAU 051011, the following are encoded in one genomic region:
- a CDS encoding IS481 family transposase, with protein MPWKACKPMDERLKFIARRLDGERMAGLCREFGISRKTGYKIFSRYNEIGLEGLTDRSRRPYRHANQLPTQIETLIVRLKQDKPSWGAPKIRERLARLYPDVHTPAISTVHAVLDRHGLVKRRTRRRNRAEGTTLSHPAQPNELWCADYKGEFMLADRRYCYPLTITDFASRYLIACEALHTTKEAYAFSVFESAFKEFGLPQAIRTDNGVPFASPNALFGLSRLSVWWLRLGIAIERIKPGNPQQNGRHERMHLTLKLETIKPAARNFLQQQARFDDFIDCYNNERPHQALNMQCPAERYIPSRRIYQGLPDLDYPFHDRTATVTTCGRICFNRQKINLSVVFAGQNVGIKQVSDRIWLVTFMNYDLGYFHDETCRLEPIDNPFGPKVLPMSPE; from the coding sequence ATGCCCTGGAAGGCGTGTAAACCCATGGATGAGCGTCTAAAATTCATTGCCCGGCGGCTGGACGGGGAGCGGATGGCGGGCCTTTGCCGCGAGTTCGGCATCTCCCGCAAGACCGGCTACAAGATCTTCTCGCGCTACAACGAGATTGGCTTGGAAGGGCTCACCGACCGCTCGCGCCGGCCCTATCGCCATGCCAACCAGCTGCCCACCCAGATCGAGACGCTGATCGTGCGCTTGAAGCAGGACAAGCCGAGCTGGGGCGCCCCAAAGATCAGGGAACGGCTGGCCCGGCTTTATCCGGATGTGCACACGCCCGCGATCAGCACCGTGCATGCGGTGCTCGATCGTCATGGCCTGGTCAAGCGGCGAACCCGACGACGCAACCGGGCTGAGGGCACCACACTCTCTCACCCGGCCCAACCGAATGAGCTGTGGTGTGCCGACTACAAGGGCGAGTTCATGCTCGCCGATCGCCGCTACTGCTATCCGCTGACCATCACCGACTTTGCCAGCCGTTATCTCATTGCCTGCGAAGCCTTGCACACCACCAAGGAAGCCTATGCCTTCTCGGTGTTTGAAAGCGCATTCAAGGAGTTTGGCCTGCCGCAGGCCATCCGCACCGACAACGGTGTTCCCTTTGCCAGTCCCAATGCGCTGTTCGGATTGAGCAGGCTGTCGGTCTGGTGGCTCAGGCTCGGCATCGCGATCGAGCGGATCAAGCCAGGCAACCCGCAGCAGAACGGCCGCCACGAGCGGATGCATCTGACCTTGAAGTTGGAGACCATCAAGCCGGCCGCGCGCAACTTCCTGCAGCAGCAGGCCAGGTTCGACGATTTCATCGACTGCTACAACAACGAGCGGCCCCACCAAGCGCTCAACATGCAGTGCCCGGCCGAGCGCTATATCCCCTCAAGGCGGATCTACCAGGGCCTGCCGGACCTTGATTATCCCTTCCACGACAGGACCGCGACCGTAACGACATGCGGCCGTATCTGCTTCAACCGGCAGAAAATCAACCTCAGCGTGGTCTTCGCTGGGCAGAACGTCGGGATTAAGCAGGTGAGCGACAGGATTTGGCTCGTCACCTTCATGAACTATGATTTGGGTTACTTCCACGACGAGACATGCAGACTCGAACCGATAGACAACCCGTTCGGCCCAAAGGTGTTACCTATGTCTCCGGAATAA
- a CDS encoding OpgC domain-containing protein, translated as MSDRKATSKPSVGGLAELKGAGRDLRIDACRGIALWFIFLDHIPNNIGSWLTLRNYGFSDAAEVFMFVSGVTCALAYGKAWRCEGWTALIRRTLRRSWDIYVAFLLLTLACAILVHLAGSGRLADESNTRILLDQLGATLAHAAILQYRPVNTDVLPIFVLLHLLFAPLLWLLLRLPNVTLGASVALYVLVHVFGWTVPAWPSGHWAFNPLAWQLLVVLGAWWMFEERSVRPWVTSRTVLGLAVLYLLFSLVIALSWRIKPLEALIPQTFAQLHHMDKSNLDPLRLLHFLAIAVLAAWFVPRSWRGLMTPVMRGAICCGRNSLPIYCLGVLLAFAGHMVLFDISDGFAMQIAVSLVGIAAMIATAMLLNLISIKPRQQLAIGARSQVKNGKL; from the coding sequence ATGAGCGACCGAAAAGCCACCTCTAAGCCATCGGTCGGCGGGCTGGCGGAGCTCAAAGGCGCGGGCCGCGACCTGCGAATAGATGCCTGCCGTGGCATCGCGCTGTGGTTCATCTTTCTTGACCATATCCCAAACAACATCGGAAGTTGGCTGACGCTGCGGAACTACGGCTTCAGCGATGCCGCGGAAGTATTCATGTTCGTCTCGGGCGTAACCTGCGCGCTGGCCTACGGCAAGGCATGGCGCTGCGAGGGCTGGACCGCACTGATCCGCCGGACCCTGCGGCGAAGCTGGGACATTTATGTCGCATTTCTGCTGCTCACGCTCGCCTGCGCCATCCTGGTTCACCTCGCAGGAAGTGGCCGTCTCGCTGACGAGAGCAATACGCGCATTCTGTTGGACCAGCTGGGCGCGACGCTCGCGCACGCGGCGATACTGCAATACCGTCCGGTCAATACCGACGTGTTGCCGATCTTTGTGCTTCTTCATCTCTTGTTCGCGCCGCTACTGTGGTTGCTGCTGCGACTGCCGAACGTGACGCTTGGCGCATCGGTAGCACTTTATGTGCTGGTGCATGTCTTCGGCTGGACCGTCCCGGCGTGGCCGAGCGGTCACTGGGCCTTCAATCCGCTGGCCTGGCAGCTCCTCGTTGTGCTTGGCGCGTGGTGGATGTTCGAGGAGAGGAGCGTCCGGCCGTGGGTCACGTCACGCACGGTGCTTGGACTTGCTGTCCTGTATCTACTCTTCAGTCTGGTCATCGCACTGAGCTGGCGCATCAAACCGCTGGAAGCACTGATCCCGCAGACGTTTGCGCAGCTGCACCACATGGATAAATCAAATCTCGATCCATTGCGATTGCTGCATTTTTTGGCGATAGCGGTTTTGGCAGCGTGGTTTGTGCCTCGCAGTTGGCGAGGGCTGATGACGCCGGTGATGCGCGGCGCGATCTGTTGTGGCCGGAACTCGCTGCCAATCTATTGCCTTGGCGTTCTACTGGCGTTCGCCGGTCACATGGTGCTGTTCGATATCTCGGACGGGTTTGCGATGCAGATCGCGGTGAGTCTCGTTGGGATCGCGGCGATGATCGCGACCGCAATGCTGCTGAACTTGATCAGTATCAAGCCCAGGCAGCAATTAGCAATAGGCGCACGCTCCCAGGTGAAAAACGGCAAACTATGA
- a CDS encoding AAA family ATPase: MDVDTATLYRGNDLLPVGCRAVALLSVLAKRQGLVVSKDELIQAAWSGLVVEESNLSVQIAALRKALAAEPGGERWIETLPRRGYRFVGPITTRSHHSGIEEKVPPAQGVGRAILSPAAAGGRSQEGSIPRRPRWLVGRNGPLATLDKVTQRMLAGDRQVVFITGEAGIGKTSFVEMALEQLSRYRVETLCGFCTERFGMNEAFLPLIDSLTTRCRGPDGSAVLEAVRANAPTWLLQMPGFLDVADRAAFRNEVFGATRERMSREFCDLVEVLSVDRPWVLVIEDMHWSDFQTVDVLSRFTHGDRKAQVLVLATYRVGDSIMSGHPVRRLHQDLEIHGRCSALQLDRLSKTEVEHHLALRFQDEKLASALSGPMFGRTQGQPLFIASLVDYLINHESIVEIDGAWRLGSGIALSEDVVPNDLINMITHRIDRLSEDEQQLLEAASVAGSECAAALVAAGLSRDTVETEEVLEGLARKDHTVVSCGVSEWPDGTYSGSYAFQHILYQNVLYKRLTPARRLQIHHRMGERLEQGYGGRTENIAATLALHFEQSHDFPRALRYLSQAAENSAKRLGHEEATNYLSRALGILDRLGTTDQYGPRTSLLRQRSWARRSAGDLAGSVRDLEEMIACAAEAGQLRHEVNGLLAVSRFCLHADRRMCLHASNEALAKSEALEDDAFKALVQGSSASINLWLKGWQEQDAALCEKALHVTADARDHGTLIRRYGIEGILECLRSRYEECRRSGTDGKKLAQEVGDVYIFVLFNVMESTALIHLGQWRRLQRETIAALALAERNANRPAIALCRLTLGWLHVEAMDFHGARELCESIDQAVLEENPFAFFFQRAVLAKVFVGLNEPQRAHLQFDDVMQRLNSDGIMMDYTIYAQLHHCLCEHCLQVGDIAQARTSATKLYEYVAPAPDRNHLAQAHGLLTRVALAAGDLEEARAELSRALSTLEDTDMPLAAWRVYRAGVEVCESLGKPAEAARYRARFEEVIRTLAGNFEPDDRLRSSLLAALDAPGAR; the protein is encoded by the coding sequence TTGGATGTCGATACCGCAACTCTCTATCGTGGCAACGATCTGCTACCCGTTGGCTGCCGCGCCGTCGCACTGCTCAGCGTGCTGGCGAAACGTCAAGGTTTGGTGGTTTCCAAGGACGAATTGATCCAGGCCGCTTGGTCAGGCCTGGTCGTCGAAGAAAGCAATCTGTCGGTTCAGATTGCGGCGCTGCGCAAAGCGCTTGCAGCCGAGCCGGGCGGGGAGCGTTGGATCGAAACCCTGCCGCGCCGTGGATATCGGTTCGTCGGCCCGATCACGACGAGATCGCACCACAGCGGGATCGAAGAGAAGGTGCCGCCTGCCCAGGGAGTTGGGCGCGCTATCCTGTCCCCCGCTGCAGCCGGCGGCAGAAGTCAGGAGGGATCAATCCCCCGCCGGCCCCGCTGGCTCGTCGGGCGAAACGGTCCGCTGGCTACGCTGGACAAGGTTACGCAGCGAATGCTCGCCGGCGACAGACAGGTCGTTTTCATCACCGGCGAGGCTGGTATCGGCAAGACCTCGTTCGTCGAAATGGCGCTGGAGCAGCTTTCTCGGTATCGCGTTGAGACCCTGTGCGGTTTCTGCACCGAGCGTTTCGGCATGAACGAGGCATTTCTCCCCCTGATCGATTCGCTGACGACGCGTTGTCGCGGTCCGGACGGTTCGGCTGTCCTGGAGGCCGTGCGCGCCAATGCGCCGACTTGGCTGCTCCAGATGCCCGGTTTTCTCGATGTGGCGGACCGGGCCGCGTTCCGGAATGAGGTATTCGGGGCGACACGAGAACGGATGTCGCGTGAGTTCTGCGACCTGGTCGAAGTGTTGAGTGTGGATCGCCCGTGGGTCCTCGTCATCGAGGATATGCATTGGAGCGACTTCCAGACGGTCGACGTCCTGTCGCGCTTCACACACGGAGACCGCAAGGCTCAAGTGCTCGTTCTTGCCACCTATCGTGTTGGCGACAGCATCATGAGCGGACATCCGGTTCGCCGTCTGCATCAGGATTTGGAAATCCACGGAAGGTGCAGCGCGCTGCAACTCGATCGATTGTCCAAAACCGAGGTGGAGCACCACCTCGCCTTGCGTTTCCAGGACGAGAAGCTCGCTTCGGCGCTCTCCGGGCCGATGTTCGGGCGCACCCAGGGGCAGCCGTTGTTCATCGCCTCGCTTGTGGACTACCTGATCAATCACGAGTCGATTGTGGAGATCGACGGCGCCTGGCGCCTCGGATCTGGAATCGCCCTATCCGAGGATGTCGTGCCAAACGATCTGATCAACATGATCACACATCGGATCGATCGTCTGAGTGAGGACGAACAGCAGCTGCTCGAGGCGGCCAGCGTAGCGGGGAGCGAATGTGCCGCAGCCCTCGTGGCCGCTGGTCTGTCGCGCGACACCGTGGAGACCGAGGAAGTCCTGGAGGGTCTTGCACGCAAGGATCATACGGTGGTGTCGTGCGGCGTTTCTGAATGGCCCGACGGGACCTATTCCGGATCCTACGCTTTCCAACACATTCTCTATCAGAACGTGCTCTATAAACGGCTCACCCCGGCACGGCGCCTCCAGATCCATCACCGCATGGGCGAGCGCCTCGAGCAGGGATATGGGGGCCGGACGGAAAACATTGCGGCTACGCTCGCGTTGCATTTCGAGCAGAGCCATGATTTCCCGCGTGCACTGCGCTACCTCAGCCAGGCCGCAGAAAATTCCGCGAAACGCCTCGGTCACGAGGAGGCGACCAATTATCTGTCCCGTGCACTCGGCATTCTCGACCGTCTGGGAACGACCGATCAGTATGGGCCGCGCACCAGCCTGTTGCGACAGCGGAGCTGGGCGCGGCGCTCGGCGGGGGATCTCGCCGGCTCGGTTCGCGATCTCGAGGAGATGATCGCTTGCGCCGCGGAGGCGGGGCAGCTTCGCCATGAGGTTAACGGGCTCCTGGCCGTGAGCCGGTTCTGCCTTCATGCCGACCGCCGCATGTGCCTTCACGCTTCCAACGAAGCGCTTGCCAAGAGTGAAGCGCTTGAGGATGACGCCTTCAAGGCTCTCGTGCAGGGTAGCAGCGCCAGCATCAATCTCTGGCTGAAAGGCTGGCAGGAGCAGGATGCTGCACTTTGCGAGAAAGCGTTGCACGTAACAGCTGACGCGCGCGATCACGGCACGCTGATCCGGCGATACGGGATCGAGGGAATCCTCGAATGCTTGCGGTCGCGTTACGAGGAATGCCGTCGCTCGGGAACTGATGGCAAGAAGCTCGCGCAGGAGGTCGGCGACGTCTACATCTTTGTGCTGTTCAACGTGATGGAATCGACCGCGCTGATCCATCTTGGCCAATGGCGGCGATTGCAGCGAGAGACCATCGCCGCGCTGGCGCTGGCGGAGAGAAACGCTAACCGCCCGGCGATCGCCCTGTGCCGCCTCACCTTGGGGTGGCTCCACGTCGAGGCGATGGATTTTCATGGTGCGCGCGAGCTCTGCGAGAGCATCGACCAAGCGGTGCTTGAAGAAAATCCTTTCGCCTTCTTCTTTCAGCGAGCCGTTCTTGCGAAGGTCTTCGTCGGACTGAACGAGCCGCAGCGAGCGCACCTGCAGTTCGATGACGTCATGCAACGGCTGAATTCCGACGGCATCATGATGGATTACACGATCTACGCGCAGCTACACCATTGCCTCTGCGAACACTGCCTTCAGGTTGGCGATATCGCACAGGCGCGGACATCGGCGACAAAGCTGTACGAGTACGTCGCGCCCGCGCCCGATCGCAATCATCTGGCGCAGGCGCACGGGCTGCTCACCCGGGTTGCGCTCGCTGCGGGCGATTTGGAGGAGGCAAGGGCGGAGCTCTCGCGTGCCCTCTCAACTCTCGAAGATACCGACATGCCGCTCGCCGCTTGGCGGGTCTATCGGGCGGGTGTGGAGGTCTGCGAGAGCCTCGGCAAGCCGGCCGAGGCGGCCAGGTACAGAGCTCGCTTCGAGGAAGTCATACGAACCCTTGCCGGGAATTTCGAACCTGATGACCGATTGCGGTCGTCATTGCTTGCCGCCCTCGATGCGCCGGGGGCGCGCTGA